Part of the Mycolicibacterium thermoresistibile genome, GAATACCCCTGGCGCCCATGAACTATCGGCTGCCGTCGGATCAGATGCGGGCGCTCATCGCGCAACTGGACCGCCCGATGATCGTCACCGACAGCGCCTACCGGGCAGATCTCGAGGGCGCGTCCGAGCATGTGCTCACCAGTGACGAGTTCGTCGCGACCGCGCGGGGGGCCGGACGGGTCGATCACCCACCGGCGCCCGACGACGGCACCGCGATCGTGTTGTTCACCTCAGGGACGACGTCGGCCCCCAAGGGGGTGCTGCTCCGGCATCACCAGCTGTCGGCCTATCTGTTCAACACAGTCGAATTCGGCGCTGCCGGTGACGAAGAGGCCATGCTGATCAGTACCCCGCCCTACCACATCGCCGGGATGGGGGCGGTGCTGAGCAACCTCTACGCCGGCCGGCGAATCGTGTACCTGCCGGACTTCACCGCGGCGGATTGGCTGGCCACCGTCCGCGAGGAGCGGATCACGAACGCGATGGTGGTTCCGACGATGCTCGCGCGCATCGTCGAGTATCTGGACGGTGAGCCTGCGCGGGTGCCGACCCTCGCGTCGTTGGCGTACGGCGGCGCCCGGTTGCCCCAGTCGGTTCTCGAGCGCGCGCTGCGGGCATTTCCCGACACCGGGTTCATCAACGCCTACGGTCTCACCGAGACCAGCTCGACGATCGCGGTGCTGGGACCGGAGGAACACCGCGATGCGATGTCTGATTCGCAGCTGCGGCACCGGCTGTCCTCTGCCGGCCGGATCGTGCCAGGGGTCGAGGTCCAGATCCGCGATGAGGACGGCACCACCGTCCTCCCGGAGGGGGAGACCGGTCTGCTGTGGGTGCGGGGTGCTCAGGTCAGCGGCGAGTATCTGGGCAGCGGCTCGGTCCTGGACGGCTCCGGCTGGTTCCCCACCCGCGATCGGGCGCGCATCGAGGACGGATTCCTCTACATCGGTGGACGGGCCGACGACACCATCATCCGTGGTGGGGAGAACATCTCGCCCGCCGAGATCGAGGATGTGCTGGTCCACCACGACGGTGTGCGGGAGGTCGCGGTCGTCGGTCTGCCGGACGAGGAGTGGGGCGAACGCATCTGTGCGGTGATCGTTCCGGTCGACGGTTCGCACGCCGAACCGGATCAGGTGCGGGAGTGGTGCCATGCCCGCCTGCGTGGCTCACGCACGCCGGACGAGGTGGTGTTCGTCGATGACCTGCCGAAGAACGCCACCGGGAAAGTGTTGCGACGCGACATTGTCGAGAAACTGACCGAGGGAGTCGCGATGAGCGGCTGACGCCGGCGGCGCTGCCGGAATGCCATGGACAGAGAAGTCGGCTTTCTCCAAAAAACAACATACTGAGCAGGATGGAAGATGAGATATGGGTGTGTCGCTCAAAGCAGGAATGCGGCTCCGCAGCGCGGTGTGCGCGACGGAAGTGGTCATCGTGCGGACGCCGGCTGATGCGGTCGATCTCCGTTGCGGCGGAGCGCCGATGCTCCCGCTGGAGGCCGAACGTGCCGGCGGCGAGCCGGCGCCGGGCTTCGCCGGCGGGACGGTGCTCGGGAAACGCTACGCCGACCCGGATCTGGGCCTCGAGGTGCTCTGCACCAAGGCGGGTGACGGGTCGTTGTCGGTGGGCGACCGGCCCCTCGCCCTGAAAACGGTCACCCCCCTGCCCGCATCGGATTGACGGCGACGCCCGGCCCCCGGCCCCGGTCGCGGAACCACCGGAGACCAGTAGAGAAAGGCACTGCACAATGACCCTGCACATCGACACCAGCCAGTCACAACGCACCGTTGTCGACTTCAACCACCACGCGCCCGAACTGCGTGAGCGGTACCACGAAACGTACGACCGGTTACGGTCGGCATGTCCGGTGGCCTATTCGGAGGCCAACGGCGGTTACTGGCTCATCACGTCATATGAGCTCATGGCCGAAGCGGCCCGCGACGCCCGGACGTTCTCGTCCGACCATGACATCTCCGGCGTACGGACCGGATACCAGGGCGTCACCATCCCACCTCAACCCTTCGAATTCGGCTTCACCGAGCAGGACCCGCCCAGAACCACCAAGGTGCGCCGGGTCTTGGCGCCCTTCTTCACACCGGCCCGCTCGGCCGAATGGAAGCCGATGATGGTGGACGTCACCACCGCCTGTATCGACCGTGTCATCGAGGCGGGGAGGTGCGACTTCGTCGGAGACCTCGGCTCGCCGATACCGGCGTTGCTGACCATGATGCTGCTCGACTTCCCGCTGGAGCATTGGCGTCGGTTCGCCGATGCCAACCACCTGCTGCTCGCCGCCGTGCCGGGCAGCCCCGCCCACGACAAGGCCCAGGCGGACATGGGCTGGTGCATCGACAGGCTTCAGGAGGCCATCGAGGTGCGCAGCGATCCGGATCACCCCGGCAAGGACCCGCTGACCGCGTTGTGCCAGGCCGAGATCGACGGTGAGCCACTCACGCCGCAGGAGAAGCTGGGCGGCGGGATGCTGTTGATGATCGGCGGCGTGGACACCACCACCTCGGTGCTGGGCAGCACCATCAGATGGCTCGGCGCCAACCCCGATGCCCGCCGCCGACTCCGGGAGAACCCCGAGCTGATGACGACGGCCTGCGAGGAGTTCCTCAGGGTGTTCGCACCGGTCACCGGCAATGCCCGGACGTGCACCCGGGAACTCGAGATGAACGGGCAGCGGTTACAGGCCGGTGACCGGGTCCTGCTGAACTGGGCCGCCTGCAACATGGATCCCGCGGTGTTCGATGAGCCGCACGAGATCCGGCTGGACCGCGCCCCCAACCGCCATGCCACCTTCGGTCTGGGCATCCACCGCTGTCTGGGGTCGAACTTCGCACGGTTGGTCTTCCAGACGGTGCTGGAGCAGGTGCTGGAACGGATGCCGGACTTCTCGATCGACGAGTCCGGTGTGGAGCCCTATCCGAGCTTCGGGGTGAACCGTGGTTACGTCCGGCTGCCCATGACGTTCACCCCCGGTGAGCGCCGCGGAAGCAGCATCGCCATCTGACCATTGCGCGCCAATCGATTTCAACCGAAGGACAACACCGTGACCTGGAAGTACGACCTCTACATCGACGGAAAGTGGGACACCGGGACCAGTGGCCGGGCCCTCACCGTCGTCAATCCCGCGACCGAGGAGACAATCGGTACCGTCCCGGACGCCTCGCTCGACGACATCCGGCGGGCCATCGCCGCGGCCCGCACCGCTTTCGATGAGGGTCCGTGGCCGTGCATGACGCCTCTGGAGCGGGCGGCGGTCATCCGGCGTATCGCCGAGGTGCTGCAGCGCCGCAGATCCGAACTCGTCGATCTGGTGCGGGCCGAGACGGGTAGCCCCCAGTGGATCGTCGAGATGTTGCAGGTGGGGGTTCCGTTGCGGGTCTGCGCCGACGTCGCGGACCGGGTTCTGCCGCAGTTCAGGTTCGTCGAGCCGATGCTGCCCAGCTTCGACCTCCGCCCGGGGCAGGGCATCATCTCCAAGGAGCCGATCGGCGTCGCCGCGCTGATCACTCCGTTCAACTTCCCGTTGTTCCTCAATGTGATGAAGTTGGCGCCGGCGCTGGCGGCGGGCTGCACCGTCGTGCTCAAACCCTCACCGTTGACCCCGTTGGAGGCGTTGGTGCTCGGTGAGGTCGCCGACGAGGTGGGATTGCCTCCCGGCGTACTCAACATCGTCACCGGCGGGGCCGAGGAGAGTGCCGAGCTGACCACCAACCCCATGGTGGACCTGGTCAGCTTCACCGGCTCGGACACCGTCGGCCGACAGGTGATGAACCAGGCGTCCGCGACGCTGAAGAAGGTGGTGCTCGAGCTCGGCGGGAAGTCGGCCAATGTCATCTTCGCCGACGCCGACCTCGACGCCGCAGCCGCGCACGTCGTCGGCGAGTTCACGCTGCATGCCGGTCAGGGCTGCTCGCTGCTGACCCGCACGCTGGTGGAGGAGTCGATCCACGACGAGCTGGTGGACTGGGTCAACAAACAGTTGGCGGCGCTGAAGGTCGGAGACCCCGCCGACCCGTCGGTGATGATGGGCCCGCTGATCAGCGAAGCGCAGCGGAACCGGGTCGAGGGTTACATCAAGGCCGGCGTGGACGAGGGCGCCGAGATCGCCTTCGGCGGCGGTCGCCCGAGCCATCTCGAGCGCGGGTACTTCGTGGAACCGACGTTGTTCACCGGGGTTCGCAACGAGATGAAGATCGCCCAGGAGGAGATCTTCGGGCCGGTGGGCGTCGTGATCCCGTTCACGAGCGAGCACGAGGCCGTGAGACTCGCCAACGACAGCGACTTCGGGCTCGGAGGCGGGGTCTGGTCCACCGATGTCGAGCGCGCTCTGCGCGTGGCACAGCGGATCCGCACCGGGATGGTCGCCATCAACGGGGGTGGTGGATCCATGGGCAAGACCGGACCGTTCGGCGGGTTCAAGGCCAGTGGCCTGGGCCGGGAATGGGGCGAATGGGGTCTGGACGAGTTCCTGGAGATGAAGCAGATCATCTGGCCGATCGCGGGCGGCTGAGCAAGAAAACCGCGTGACGTCGGCTGATCGCAGCGAGAACAGAGGAGGAAGACATGGGACGGGTGCAGGGCAAGGTCGCGTTCATCACGGGCGCGGCACGCGGACAGGGACGATCCCACGCCGTGCGGTTGGCGGAGGAGGGCGCGAGCATCATCGCGGTCGACTCCTGCCAGGGTTCGATGGACACCCTGCTGTACGACCTGCCCACCGAGGACGATCTCAAGGAGACCTGCAACCAGGTCGAAGCGGTCGGTGGACGGATCGTGGCGACCAAGGCCGACGTGCGGGACCGCAAGGGCCTGCGCGACGCCTTCGAAGCGGGCTACGCCGAGTTCGGTCGGGTGGACATCGTGCTGGGCAACGCCGGCATCATGCCGGCGTTGGGCGAGGTGTCCGACACCGACGAGGCGTTCGATGACGCCATCGCTGTGATGCTGACCGGTGTCTACAACACGTTGCGGGTCGCCACACCGAAACTGGTGGAACAGGGGCAGGGCGGATCGATCGTCCTGACGAGTTCGACCGCGGGGCTCAAGGGACAGACCACGGGCACCGCGGGCTGCGACGGTTACGTCGCGGCCAAGCACGGTGTCGTCGGCCTGATGCGTGCGTACGCCACCACTTACGCGAAACACAACATCCGGGTGAACACCGTGCACCCGTGCGGCTGTGCGACGCCGATGATCGAGAACGTCGCGTTCGCCCAGTACGCACAGGAGAATCCGGAGACCGTGTCGACGTGGCAGACCATGCTGCCGGTTCCCCAGGTCCAGCCGATGGACATCAGCAATGCGATCCTGTGGCTGTGCTCGGACGAGGCGCGATATGTCACCGGGGTGACGCTGCCGGTCGATGCCGGCGCGGTGGCCCGCTGAGGCGGCCGCTACCCGACGTGCTGCGGACACCGCCTCCCCCGGCGGTGTTCGCGGCACCTGCTCGCCCAGCCCCTGTGTGAGAAGGAATCCATGGAGTTCAACCACCGGGACGCCTGCGCCATCGTGGGTATCGGGACCACCGAGTTCTCGAAGAACTCCGGTCGCAGCGTGGTGCGGCTGGCGACCGAGGCGATAGCCGCGGCCATCGCCGACGCCGGTCTGCGACCGTGCGACATCGACGGGGTGGTGCGCTGTGATTACGACGATGTGCTGCCGAACGACCTCGCCGAGGTGATGGGCCTGCCATTGACCTACTGGAGCACGGTGGGCATCGGTGGTGCCGCTCCGTCGGCGATGGTGGGGCAGGCGGTCGCGGCGATTTTGAGCGGACAGGCCACCAACGTCGTGGTGTACCGGTCGCTCAACGGTCGGTCAGGCCGACGGCTCGGCAGTGCCGATCAGGGCGGCCCGGCGCCGGCGGTGGGTGGTCACGGGAGCTACGACGAGTTCTTCCTGCCGTACGGACTGAACACGCCCGGTCAGGTCTGGGCCATCATCGCCCAACGCCACATGATCGAGTTCGGCACGAAGCCGGCCGATCTCGGTGCGATCGCGCTCACCTGCCGGGCGAACGCCAACAACAACCCGAACGCACAGATGCGCGATCGCACCCTGTCAATGGCGGAATACGAGGCCAGTCCGATGATCTCGGCGCCACTTCGCCTCTATGACTACTGTCTGGAGACCGACGGCGCGTGCGCCGTCGTGGTGACCGCGGCCGACCGGGCGGCCGATCTGGCCCAGCAGCCGGTTCTCATCCGGGCGGTGGCCCAGGGCGCGCCGGAACGCCCGCAGCCGGGTCTGATCTATCCGGTGCTGCTGCGGGAGAAACTGACCACACAGCCCTCCGCGTGGGCGGCCCGGACGCTGTACCGGCGTGCCGGCCTCGGACCGGACGACATCGATGTGGCGCAACTGTACGACTGCTTCACGATCACCGTGCTGATGCAGTTGGAGGACTACGGGTTCTGCGCGAAGGGGGAGGGCGGAGCTTTCGCCGCCGGCGGCGCGATCGGCCCCGGCGGCAGGTTGCCCATCAACACCGCCGGCGGAAACCTGAGCGAGGGATACATCCACGGGATGAACCACGTCGTCGAGGGAGTGCGGCAGATGCGCGGCACGTCGCCGAATCAGGTCGAGGGGGCCGAAGTGTGTCTGGTGACATCCGGAATCCCGGTGTCGACCAGCGCGATGATCCTGAGGAGGCCGTGATGACGCGTCCGGTGCCCTACACCGACGACCACGAGACCGGTCCGTTCTTCGCCGCCGCGCGCGAAGGTGCCCTGGCGCTGTGCTTCTGCAGCCGGTGTGATCAGGTCCTGCACCTGCCGCGGGCGCACTGCCGGTTCTGCGGGTCGTGGCGGACCGACTGGCGGGAGGTCTCCGGCCGCGGTTCCGTCTACAGTTGGACAGTCGTCGAGCGGCAACTGCATCCGGCATTCCCGGTGCCGTACACGCTGGTGCTGGTCAGCGTCCACGAGTACCCTGAGGTCCGGCTCCTCGGGCACCTGCCCGGCCGGCCGGCGCTACGGGCGGGAATGCCGATGGTCGCCATCGTGGAACGGGTCGACGACACCGCCGTGCTCAACTGGGCGCCGCAGGAGTAGCACCCGACCGGACCACCCGATCGGACGGGGCGGCCGGTCGCGGACCGCTCAGCGGCCGGCGCCCGTCGGCAGTCCGAGGACGCGCCGGGCGATGATGTTGCGCTGGATCTCCGACGTGCCACCGGCGATGGTCTGGCCGGGCGCGGCGAGCAGCCAGTCCCGCCACCGTGCGCAGGCGCTGCCGGTCACGAGATCGGGCCCGAGCGTCTCCTGCGCGAAGACGGTGATGTCCCGTTCGAGCTCGGTGGCGGTGAGTTTGAGCAGTGACGTGCGGGAGTCATCGGTGGACCTCACCAGCGACAACACCCGGAACCACTGCAGGCGCAACAGTTGACTGCGCGACCACAGATCGGTCCACCGGCGCCGGACGGCGTCGCCGGCCGTGAGCCCCCGGGCGTCGAGATCAGACCACAAGTCGTGCAGCGCCTGGGTGAAACGTACGGCGTTGGCACCGATCATCATCCGTTCACGGCCCAGTGTCGACATCGCCACCCGCCAGCCGGAGCCGACCTCCCCGAGCACATCCTCCGGCCCGACGTACACCCCGTCGAAGTACACCTCGTTGAACTTGTACTGGCCGTCCATCTGCCGCAGTGGCCGCACCTCGATCCCGGGCCGGTCCATCGGGAGCAGGAAGAACGTCAACCCGTCGTGTGGGCGGTCGCCGCCGCCGGTGCGGGCCAGCAGCAACCCGAGATCGGCGTAGTGCGCCCCGGAGGTCCACACCTTCTGGCCGTGGACACGCCAGCCGTCACCATCCGGTTCGGCGCGGGTGCGCAGCCGGGCGAGGTCCGAACCGGCCTCCGGTTCGGAGAACAGCTGGCACCAGATGTCCTCGGCCCGCAGGATCTTGGGCAGGAATCGCTGCTGCTGCGCCTCGGTGCCGAACTTGATGATCATCGGCCCGGCCAGTTCGGGGCCGAAGAGATTGATCTGCAACGGAACCCCGGCCCGCGCGGTCTCCTCGGCCCAGATCCCCTGTTCGACCGGGGTGGCTTCGGTGCCGCCGTGCGACCGCGGCCAGGACAACCCGGCGAACCCGGCGTCGAGCAGCGTGCGTTGCCATTCCCGGGCGGCCGGCAGGTCCTCCAGTGTCGGAGTCGCGCCGTAGTCGCGAAGGCCATCGGGTCTCGGCGCGTCGGCGAGCCAGGCCCGGACGCGCCCACGGAAGGTCCGCTCAGATTCGGAGAGGTTCAGGTCCATGGATAGCATGATACTGCGTAGTATGTTTTGGCCTAGGATGTGGTGATGCGCTTTACATTCGATGAACAGCAGCAGGAACTCGCCGAGGTGGCCCGGAGCTTCTTCGTCTCCGGAGCCCCGATGGATCAAGTCGACGCCGGGCCTGAGGCGGCCCGGAAGGCCTGGGGGCACGCCGTCGAGGCCCTGGGGGTGCACCTGCTCGGTGTGCCGGAGGAGTTCGGGGGCGTCGGAGGTGTCGTCGGCCTGGCCGCCGTGCTCGAGCAGGCGGGCCGGGTGCTCTATCCCGCGCCGCTGTTGACGTCGGTCGGATACGCCAACGGTTTGCTGGCGGCCCTCGGCGGTGTCGCGCACAAGGTGTTGCGTGATGTCGCGGAGTCCGGCCGGGCGGCGGCCGTGGTCGAGGATCCCGCCGTCCGGCTCGAGGGCGACACCGTGATCGGTACGGCGGCGGCCGTCGTCGATGCCGAACTGGCGGACGACCTGCTCGTCATCGCCGACGGCGCGGTCGTGCACGTGGACGCGTCCGAGGTGCGGATGGAGCCACGGGAGGGCGTCGACCCTTCCCGGCGTGCGGCGCGGGTGGCGTTTCCGGACGTGCTGGGCACCGTCCTGGCCCGCGACGCCGGCGAGGCGGTCACCCTGGCGCGGCGGCGTGCGCAGGCCCTCGCGGCGGTCGAGGCGGTGGGCGGTATGCGGGCGACCCTCGACTCGGTGGTCGAACATGTCTCGACCCGGCAGCAGTTCGGTGTCCCGGTCGGCTCGTTCCAGGCCGTGCAGCACCGGGCGGTGGACATGCTGCTGGAACTCGACCGTGCCACGGCGGGCGCCTACCACGCCGCCTGGTGTGTCGACGCCGAGCCGGAGACCCTGGCCTGGGCGGCGCCGCTGGCGCTCGTGACCGCCGCGTCCGGCTATGGCTCTGTCGCCCGCGCGGCGATTCAACTCTTCGGCGGGATCGGGTTCACCTGGGAGCACCCCGCCCACCGGCACTTCCGCCGGTCGGTCGCGCTGGCGTCCCAATTCGGCACCGCCGACCAGCAGCTGGACGCCGTCCACGCGGCCGTGGGAGCGATTCGCCCCGAGTCGGTTGCCCAGGAATCAACCTACTAAGTAGTATCAAAATATGGACTACGGACGCTTCGCCCCCACACTGCTGGTGACCAAGGACGGCCCGGTGCGGATTCTCACCATGAACCGCCCGGACGATCTGAACTCGTTCAATGATGATCTGCACAGTGCGATGCGGCGGATCTGGGATGCGCTCATCGACGACGTGGACGCGCGAGCGGTGGTCCTGACCGGGGCCGGTCGTGCGTTCAGTTCCGGCGGCTACCTGCCCAACTTCGCGCGGAACAACACCGATCCGGTGGCGCGCCGCAAGGATATCCGTGAGGCGGAGCGGCTGGCCAAGGCCATGCTCGAATGTGAATTGCCCATCGTCGCCGCGGTCAACGGACTCGCGGTCGGACTGGGCGGATCCCTGGCCGTGATGTCCGACCTGGTCGTGATGGCCGAGGACGCGTTCATCAGCGATCCGCACGTCAGCGTCGGGTTGGTCGCCGGCGACGGGGGAGCGCTCACCTGGCCGTTCATGATGAGCATGCTCAAGGCCAAGGAGTACATCCTGCTCGGGGAACGCATCACGGCGTCCGAGGCGGAGCGGTTGGGCCTCGCCAACCGGGTGACGCCGCGCGAACGGGTGGTCGAGGAGGCGGTGGCCCTGGCGCATCGGCTGGCCGATCAGCCGGCGCAGGCGCTGCGCGACACCAAGCGCGCGATGAATCTGCACCTGCTCAACGCCGCGAACATGATCCTGCCGTTCGCGCTCGCGACGGAGTCGGAGACGTTCGCCAGTGAGGATGTTCGGCGAAGTGTCGAGAAGTTCCTCAGCAAGGATGCCTCCCGATGACCGCAGCGCGATCGGACACGCCCGGTGAGGAGCTGGTTTCCGTTGCGGCACTGGATGACTGGTTGGATGATCGGCTCCCCGGATCCGGGCCGCTGACGGTCGAGCGCATCACCACCGGTCATTCCAACGAGCTCTTCACCGTCAGCCGCGGCGGTCCCACCTGGCTGCTGCGCCGG contains:
- a CDS encoding class I adenylate-forming enzyme family protein; the protein is MGIEIVLDMAVSAMADRVAVGRRDSGLTYRQLDDMAAGGAGLLRDRGVEHLVFVGVNGPIIPVLMFAAAKAGIPLAPMNYRLPSDQMRALIAQLDRPMIVTDSAYRADLEGASEHVLTSDEFVATARGAGRVDHPPAPDDGTAIVLFTSGTTSAPKGVLLRHHQLSAYLFNTVEFGAAGDEEAMLISTPPYHIAGMGAVLSNLYAGRRIVYLPDFTAADWLATVREERITNAMVVPTMLARIVEYLDGEPARVPTLASLAYGGARLPQSVLERALRAFPDTGFINAYGLTETSSTIAVLGPEEHRDAMSDSQLRHRLSSAGRIVPGVEVQIRDEDGTTVLPEGETGLLWVRGAQVSGEYLGSGSVLDGSGWFPTRDRARIEDGFLYIGGRADDTIIRGGENISPAEIEDVLVHHDGVREVAVVGLPDEEWGERICAVIVPVDGSHAEPDQVREWCHARLRGSRTPDEVVFVDDLPKNATGKVLRRDIVEKLTEGVAMSG
- a CDS encoding cytochrome P450 — translated: MTLHIDTSQSQRTVVDFNHHAPELRERYHETYDRLRSACPVAYSEANGGYWLITSYELMAEAARDARTFSSDHDISGVRTGYQGVTIPPQPFEFGFTEQDPPRTTKVRRVLAPFFTPARSAEWKPMMVDVTTACIDRVIEAGRCDFVGDLGSPIPALLTMMLLDFPLEHWRRFADANHLLLAAVPGSPAHDKAQADMGWCIDRLQEAIEVRSDPDHPGKDPLTALCQAEIDGEPLTPQEKLGGGMLLMIGGVDTTTSVLGSTIRWLGANPDARRRLRENPELMTTACEEFLRVFAPVTGNARTCTRELEMNGQRLQAGDRVLLNWAACNMDPAVFDEPHEIRLDRAPNRHATFGLGIHRCLGSNFARLVFQTVLEQVLERMPDFSIDESGVEPYPSFGVNRGYVRLPMTFTPGERRGSSIAI
- a CDS encoding aldehyde dehydrogenase family protein, which produces MTWKYDLYIDGKWDTGTSGRALTVVNPATEETIGTVPDASLDDIRRAIAAARTAFDEGPWPCMTPLERAAVIRRIAEVLQRRRSELVDLVRAETGSPQWIVEMLQVGVPLRVCADVADRVLPQFRFVEPMLPSFDLRPGQGIISKEPIGVAALITPFNFPLFLNVMKLAPALAAGCTVVLKPSPLTPLEALVLGEVADEVGLPPGVLNIVTGGAEESAELTTNPMVDLVSFTGSDTVGRQVMNQASATLKKVVLELGGKSANVIFADADLDAAAAHVVGEFTLHAGQGCSLLTRTLVEESIHDELVDWVNKQLAALKVGDPADPSVMMGPLISEAQRNRVEGYIKAGVDEGAEIAFGGGRPSHLERGYFVEPTLFTGVRNEMKIAQEEIFGPVGVVIPFTSEHEAVRLANDSDFGLGGGVWSTDVERALRVAQRIRTGMVAINGGGGSMGKTGPFGGFKASGLGREWGEWGLDEFLEMKQIIWPIAGG
- a CDS encoding mycofactocin-coupled SDR family oxidoreductase — encoded protein: MGRVQGKVAFITGAARGQGRSHAVRLAEEGASIIAVDSCQGSMDTLLYDLPTEDDLKETCNQVEAVGGRIVATKADVRDRKGLRDAFEAGYAEFGRVDIVLGNAGIMPALGEVSDTDEAFDDAIAVMLTGVYNTLRVATPKLVEQGQGGSIVLTSSTAGLKGQTTGTAGCDGYVAAKHGVVGLMRAYATTYAKHNIRVNTVHPCGCATPMIENVAFAQYAQENPETVSTWQTMLPVPQVQPMDISNAILWLCSDEARYVTGVTLPVDAGAVAR
- a CDS encoding thiolase C-terminal domain-containing protein produces the protein MEFNHRDACAIVGIGTTEFSKNSGRSVVRLATEAIAAAIADAGLRPCDIDGVVRCDYDDVLPNDLAEVMGLPLTYWSTVGIGGAAPSAMVGQAVAAILSGQATNVVVYRSLNGRSGRRLGSADQGGPAPAVGGHGSYDEFFLPYGLNTPGQVWAIIAQRHMIEFGTKPADLGAIALTCRANANNNPNAQMRDRTLSMAEYEASPMISAPLRLYDYCLETDGACAVVVTAADRAADLAQQPVLIRAVAQGAPERPQPGLIYPVLLREKLTTQPSAWAARTLYRRAGLGPDDIDVAQLYDCFTITVLMQLEDYGFCAKGEGGAFAAGGAIGPGGRLPINTAGGNLSEGYIHGMNHVVEGVRQMRGTSPNQVEGAEVCLVTSGIPVSTSAMILRRP
- a CDS encoding Zn-ribbon domain-containing OB-fold protein, translated to MTRPVPYTDDHETGPFFAAAREGALALCFCSRCDQVLHLPRAHCRFCGSWRTDWREVSGRGSVYSWTVVERQLHPAFPVPYTLVLVSVHEYPEVRLLGHLPGRPALRAGMPMVAIVERVDDTAVLNWAPQE
- a CDS encoding acyl-CoA dehydrogenase family protein, translated to MDLNLSESERTFRGRVRAWLADAPRPDGLRDYGATPTLEDLPAAREWQRTLLDAGFAGLSWPRSHGGTEATPVEQGIWAEETARAGVPLQINLFGPELAGPMIIKFGTEAQQQRFLPKILRAEDIWCQLFSEPEAGSDLARLRTRAEPDGDGWRVHGQKVWTSGAHYADLGLLLARTGGGDRPHDGLTFFLLPMDRPGIEVRPLRQMDGQYKFNEVYFDGVYVGPEDVLGEVGSGWRVAMSTLGRERMMIGANAVRFTQALHDLWSDLDARGLTAGDAVRRRWTDLWSRSQLLRLQWFRVLSLVRSTDDSRTSLLKLTATELERDITVFAQETLGPDLVTGSACARWRDWLLAAPGQTIAGGTSEIQRNIIARRVLGLPTGAGR
- a CDS encoding acyl-CoA dehydrogenase; this encodes MRFTFDEQQQELAEVARSFFVSGAPMDQVDAGPEAARKAWGHAVEALGVHLLGVPEEFGGVGGVVGLAAVLEQAGRVLYPAPLLTSVGYANGLLAALGGVAHKVLRDVAESGRAAAVVEDPAVRLEGDTVIGTAAAVVDAELADDLLVIADGAVVHVDASEVRMEPREGVDPSRRAARVAFPDVLGTVLARDAGEAVTLARRRAQALAAVEAVGGMRATLDSVVEHVSTRQQFGVPVGSFQAVQHRAVDMLLELDRATAGAYHAAWCVDAEPETLAWAAPLALVTAASGYGSVARAAIQLFGGIGFTWEHPAHRHFRRSVALASQFGTADQQLDAVHAAVGAIRPESVAQESTY
- a CDS encoding enoyl-CoA hydratase/isomerase family protein, with amino-acid sequence MDYGRFAPTLLVTKDGPVRILTMNRPDDLNSFNDDLHSAMRRIWDALIDDVDARAVVLTGAGRAFSSGGYLPNFARNNTDPVARRKDIREAERLAKAMLECELPIVAAVNGLAVGLGGSLAVMSDLVVMAEDAFISDPHVSVGLVAGDGGALTWPFMMSMLKAKEYILLGERITASEAERLGLANRVTPRERVVEEAVALAHRLADQPAQALRDTKRAMNLHLLNAANMILPFALATESETFASEDVRRSVEKFLSKDASR